Genomic DNA from Anas platyrhynchos isolate ZD024472 breed Pekin duck chromosome 30, IASCAAS_PekinDuck_T2T, whole genome shotgun sequence:
TAACAGCTCAACAttctttttgtactggggaCCCCAGAcgtggatgcagtactccaagtggggcctcacaagagcagaataGTTTTTCATAGCTGGTTCCTGAAGTACAGTGGAGACagcaatgctgagtacaactACTAGAGCAGTCTCACATCCAATAATTTTATCATACCATAGGCCAGTGTTACACattacagcaaaataataaccttaaaccagcccccagagaTGATAAACAGTACCACAAGGAACACTCACAGTTTGCAATGTGCTATCCAACATAATTCTGACATCAAACACATCTACAACCCTGATCCCCCAAAAATCAACATTGATTTCAGCAAATAATAAGCTGATCTAATGCttataactattttattttaatcattatCTCTACCCTTTGGGCCCTACATTATGTGCCAAAgggagtgttgtggtttaacttggctggcagctcagcaccatgtAGCCGTTTGCTCCACACTTtgccagtgggatgggggagagaataattggggagagaaaggaaggcatGAAGGAATGTATGAAGGAAgcatgaaggaaggaaggcatgAAGGAAAGCatgaaggaaggcaggaaggaaggcaggaaggaaggaaggaaggaaatcttGTGGAtggagataaagacagtttaatagtacaaaaaaatgaaagggaaataataataataaaaatgttattattgttgttgatgatgatgCTGATGATAGTAGAATgcacaaagcaagtgatgcacaatgtaaTTGCTCGCCACCTGCTGAAAAATGCCCAGACTTATTGAGGCCAGGGCAGCCACTGGCAAGCTGAACCAATGGGTGATGCTGGTTGCACTTTTGTGAgggcagatttaaaaaaagggaaaaacctgctgggcaacagcagctgggagagggaggtgTAAGAAATAGCCCTGCAGACAACGAGGTCACTGCAGAAAGAGggcaagaggtgctccagacaccAGAAGTTCCCCTTCAGCCCATGAAGAGGCCCctagtggagcaggctgtccccctgcaaccCACGTGTCCCATGGAGGAGCAGATCctgatgctgcagcctgtggaggagcccacagTGGAGTAGGTGAATATGGcctagaggaggctgcagcccatagaGTGCTATCGCTGAAGAAAACTCCAAATCTTGGGACCCCAAACAACCactcaaaaaatatttacttcccctttttctctttgaagagggaGAGAGTGAATGGTGGTGGAGAAGGTCACCTGTGTATCAGGGTAAATCCACCATAGTACGGGCACGGGAAGGGTTCAGCACCAGAGCTGTGACCATCCAGAGATGGCATCTCAGCATCTAGGACATGCTCTGCCAGCCTGGCTGCACAGAAGAGAAGGAGCAGAGGTTCCCCTGAAAGAGATCAGTACAAGGGGAAGGTTTGATTTCCAACAGAGGCATTTCTGGCAAATTCCTGAGAGgcctgtgggagctgcaggccacaaAAGTGTCTGGGACACTGGACGTCCTTCCTCCCAGAGATCCCAGATACCAAAGAGGCACAAGTTCCAAGGGAAAACTTGCCCTGGATTGTCCCCATCACAAGGAAGCTGAGCCATGCCCAGAGGAGCCCTGGGGCTCAGGACAGCCCTAGCATCAGCACCCAGGAATCTTGACTGCCACATTGTCCACTGAGCCCAGAGGGGAACTTAGGAAATGCTCTTGTAGTAGCCAACAGCCCTGTTCAGCCTCCCCCCAAAGCCCAGGACTTGCAGCTTTGGACAGCTGACAGCCACTGGGCCAGCCCTTGGGAAGGGTCTCCTGACACCCTCACCTTtggaggagagctgcaggagcacctgGAACATGGAAATCATGTCAGAAGTGATGGTCACCgtccagcagccctccatctcacttgctgctggccctcagctcaggacaagggatgcccgccctggctcctcaaccacagctcctctgcaaggtgcccctgctcctccgcccGTCAGTGAGGGTTACCCAGTGCAAGCTTtctgcctgctgaccccactcctggccacacaaggacagcgctggggagcacccaagcagtgcccagcagggaccaggccttgcagggaagtgctggcactgccACTGCTCCAGTGATGATATCTCAGTGATGCAGGGCTTCCCCCTATGACATCAGACCGTGTCATTAGAAGGCCTGTGAGGTCAGTAGCAAGGAGACATATTTTCCGGCATTTCTTGACAAATCCACCAGGAACATCTCCAAATGGTGGCAAAGCCCACGGAATAAAGGAAGTGGAGCACTGGAGTAGTCCCTGCTGTGTTCTTGTACTAAGATACCTCTGCTTTTGGGAGCTCTCCCAGGAAGGTAGGGTTTGAGTCttttcctggggctgggcttTTTTCAAACGATGGGAGCGAAGGCGCCTGGGATGCATTATATGTGTTAGGATGCATTAGGATGTGTTATATGGAGGGAATTGCAGCACATTCCTGGGCCTTTCTCCCCTCATGTCCCACAAGGCTCTGTGCTCTGAGAAGGCCTCAGCACCCTCGCCCAGGACATCCCCGCTGCCATGCCACAGGCAGAGCTGGCACACGAGGGACTGGCAAACTTACCTTCAGCACCTCATGGTAAGGGAGAGGGGtagtgcagcactgcagaggaaGGGAGAACAGCTTGGACAGATGCAGTGCACTCCTTAATGCtgacacagcttcctttcagtggggatccagctcctcctgcctgtgccccagGCCGAGGGCATTGGGGCacatctgggctgcagcacctcagctgtggCACAAGGGCCAAACTCAGACTTGTCCCAGATCTTTTGCTCAAGAGCCTGAGCATGCAAAGGCTTTCCATCACAGCAGATATGCTGCCGTGGATGGCAGATGGGCACAAAAGGATGAATTCAGGGGTCCCAAGGAGGGCAAGGCCTGGTGTTCCTGAGGCCAGAAGGAATCaggcctgggctgtgctgccctgaCAGCAGAGGGCATTTGTGGTGTTGGTGCAGCCCTGAGGGCCAGTGCTGGAGCTGTGACCGATCTCCAGGCACCaggcctgttccagtgcatcacaaccctttcagggaaaacatttttcccaatatccaacctaaatttcctctggtgcaacttgaggccatttcctcttgtcctgttgctggtcccagtactgagtcctgggggactccacttgTGACCTGCTGCCAATTGGATTTAACTCTGGGAAACAGAGTCAAAACCTTTACTAAACCCTAGGTAGAaaacatccacagcctctccctCATTCAATAAGGGCATCACCTTTCCATAGGAGaacaggttcatcaagcaggacctgcctttcatgccatgctgactgggcctaaTCACCTGGGATATCATGTGTGTGTTGTATGATggcactcaagataatctgcatcataaccttccctggcaccaatataagactgacaggcctgtagtttcctgggtcctccttctgGCCTTTcctgtagatgggcatcacatttgctagctgacagttgactgggacctcccctgacaGCCCGGCCTGCtgataaattacagaaaatgtcttGGTAAGTACTTCTGCTAGCTCCTTCGATATCCTTGCATTGATTATGGATGGAGAATagccttagtcctccttttgttCCTAAggcatttataaaaacatttttcattctcctttatggcagtagccagactgagttccagttgggctttggcccttctacTTTTCTCCCTGCACAACCTAACAACATCTTTGTAGTTAATCCTCCTGAGTGTCCTGCTCCTTCTTCCAAAGgtcataaactctctttttcttcctcagctctAGCCAAAGCTCTGTTCAGCCACGTTGACCTTctctgctggctcatctttCAGCACATGGGGATGACCTTTTCCTGTGTCATTAGGATTTcgttcttgaagagtgcccagccttcctggactcctttgCCCTTCTGGACTGCCTCCCGAGGGACTCTGCCAAGCCGGCTCCTTAACAGGCCAAAGTCAGCCCTTTGGAATTCCAGGGTGGCAATTCTTCTAACCCCTCTTCTTACCTCTCCAAGAATTAAAAACTCTATTAATTCATGATCGCTATGCCCAAGATTTGCCCTTCAACTTTCATATTCCcctcaagtccttctctgttcagAAGCAAAAGGTCCAGCAGGGCACCTTCCCTGGTTGCCTCACtgaccagctgtgtcaggaagttaTCTTCCACCCACTCCAAAGACCTCCTAGactgtttcctctctgctgcGTTGTATTTCAAGCAGACATCTGGGAAGTAGAAGTCCCCTGCCAGACTGTATTTTCAGTAACCAAGTCATTACCAGCCAGTGTGTGAGTGTCTGTAGGACAAGGATGCACCCCAGATATTCCAGGCTTTCATTCAATAACCTCTAGGACAGAAGTCACTGAGCGCAAGCTAATAGATCAAAGctcttttgtgtttgtatagAGCATTCCCGTACTCCAAATTCACCTCTAGAAGAGTCCAAAACACTGCAGGCACTCACAATTGACATAAGCTATAGCAGAATTAATGCAACCTGTTGCAAGGAGTCCAGAAAGTGCCTTCCCCGGTGACCATCTCTGGTGAAGGCCTTGGGTTGCTCAGCTTAGAATGAATGCCAGTGGAACCGGGGCTTTGCGTATCTCTGTCCCCAAGTGCGGATGCCAATCACAGAGGTTGCCCAGGTGACATGTGGCAGTGATAGCTTCTGCCAAGAGGCAAAACCCCCTCTCTTGGCATAAAGGATGAGGAAAAAAGCCTTCATCCTGTTGGACTGATCTCACAGTCATACCCAGGTACAAGGCTGCCAGGCTGTCACCATGACTGTCGCAGTGTGCCGCTCTGTCAAACAACAAGCATCATTTTAGGAGAACTCAGCCCTATTACTTATTCTGCAACTAAATGGCCACTTTTCTGACCCTGTCAGGTATCTCATGCATTTGATACCACAAAGAAAAGGTGGTGTCTCCTTCCTAGCGAGGAATAACGCCAAGTACCAGTAcaggctgagtagagggggaggaccACCTCcattgacctgctggcaacactcttccaaatgcaccCCAGAAtcccgttggccttcttggccacaagacacactgctgactcatgctCAGCCTGCTGTCCTCCCAGACTTAAAGGTTCTTCTTTGCAGAGCTGATCTCCAGCAGGTCattcccagcctgtactggtgctggGGGTTTTCCTCCCTAGGAAGGAGataggaccctgcacttgcccttgctgaacttcatgggGTTCCTCTCAGCCtgtctctccagcctgtcaagaTCCCTCTGAAtgacagcacagccctctgggatatcagccactcctcccagctttgtgtcatcagcaaagctgctgaaggTGCACTCTGTTACATCATCCACTTCACTGATGAATAAGTTGTACAACAGAGAGGAACTTTGGCATGTCCCTTAGCCCTGCACCCAGGTAGGGCAATTCCTGCTGCAGGAATCAGTCAGCACACTGTTTAGAGAGGGCCAGtcagtgtttgctttgtctGCTTGCAAGTGTGTTCCCCAggagagaccctgctgccttctaGGAGCTGTGAGCCctggagccccagggccatgtgcagggagcctggtaaggggcagagcaagggaggccttgggctgggcctctgctgctgagctgggccgggctcctgggcccaaggggagctcctggcaagcgggcagcgctgcagagagacagctctgcccaggagcagctcctctgcacagcgcagcagggctgggggcactgcctgcagagacacagtgcttaaaggcaggcagaagtggcagcatgcccagagctcactgggggagaagacttcccagccctgcacccggtaagtgtctgtctggagggcaatgcagccgcagttccTGGTGGCAGGCTgtgaagccgggggtgcaggcaggggtgcccagggctgtggtgctgatttaaagatcaaagccaaaatttctttaagtggtatattctttattgcagcgctggatgcacgggggatccttccgcctatcgtgcatgtacgaagtgacaaaatatctcatatttatacagcaaaacaatgaatattcaattagcatCCATACATAGTCATTACCTAACCCCACCTACCCTCTCTttgtatgctaattagcttgtCAGTCCTCACGATTGCGCAAAAGTCTTCCAAGtattgtgggccggggtctccaggatgtgggcagtggtctttgggaagAAGGCtgtaggtcttcctcgtaatgcacttttcacctttgcttaatcagttgttttccaagctgtaaaaaaatgctgagttggctttcagtttaactgagggtcggcagataacaggaagtctcagttaacaggacaagacaattgactcaagttatctcaagtctcagcctgtctaacggttaacagatactgggatgttttcaaataacaagatgcttaaacataacagaaggtctacagataacaagatgtcgtttactttgtccttgctaacttttaaccacaagttttattctatcctaaagtgagtttatactatatcagtgcagagcagggtccctgctgtgccctaggggctgtgtgccggggcagggcctctgccgcctgccaggctcagcactcagcctgcccggggagctgcccagggcgctgcggggagaagctgcgggtggaaggagccccccggcagggcagggtcctgctgctggcgggAGTCTGCTCCCTTCAGCAGGCTGCTCACAGATCCACAGCACACCAAGGATATTTCCAAAGGGACTTTTGAAGACGAGAGTTAAGGCAAGTGTTAGGTACTTCACGATCAGCAGTCCTgagtttactttcttttttcttttttctttttcttttttgtttgtttgtttgtttgtttttttcttttctctcagtCAGTGGAAAGGAATTAGATGCTATTTATACTCAAGAAGAGTCTTAGAGTACTAAGCCTTCACAAGGAGGATTAGAAGAAATCCCAGCAAGTCAGGACCTTTCCTGTCCCTGAAACTATAGAAAGCTCCACCACCTCACATtcagtgtcagcagggtctgtgtgacCTTGGATATGCCACCAGTGAGCTGGCCCTGGGCAGAGTCCTGCTGctaggaggtgtctgcagggcagagctgagcacccagcgggtgggatggaggctgtgagctgcaggcaggaggcgtggggacagagacacAGCTGCAGGCAAGGACATCTGCAGGCTTtacagccatgggcagggaatgGCAGGACAGTGCTAACAGAATAGTCTGGCACCTCTCTGTCTGCCCTCTAGCCCACAGGATTCAGGACGTGACTCATAACCTCAGTAGCAGAACCTCACTCACAGCAGGCCCTTCTGAGTTCCTGTTGGTCCCTCGCCTTGCCTTCCCTGGCAGGAGCCCTGTGccattcctctctcttcttggagctgcagctgctgttcttgctttatggctccctgcagatggggagatggggctttcagctgcagctcaagCACTGACCGTCTGGGTCCCACCACACAGATGTGTCCATAGGAGGAAGGTCCCCAGAGTTCCCCTTCTAACCTGTGGGGCTCTGGGCAAtgaggcagggagagagctgCATCTCCTTCCAGGGAGTTTTTTTCCAATTTCACAATCATTGAGCAGCTCAGTGTCGGAAACTTGGCTGAGCCCTAGGTGAGTCTGTCTGAGACCAGGGTAGATAGCAGACTGGCTATCCTCACTGCACTAAGGACAGTCACTTTGCCTGTCAAGAGCTCACCTGGAATACCTTACAAATGCCAGTGTTTTCAACCCTCTAAAAATGCTTCTGAGGGAGACACAACTGGACCAAAGTAAATCACAAGTACTGTTCATCAGTAAAGAGTGTTGACAGTGGTAATGCTGTGAAGTCCAATACATCAGAGGTAGATTTAATCAGATATCACTCCTGGTTTCTTTTCATGTAGAGCTGTAGGACAGGTCTGAATCctccagcacacacagcagAGACCGCTGCTCCCAGGGCCAAATTCCTCCAGCACCAACCAGACCTCAAGCAAGGGAGCAAAAGAAACgcctcagaaaggggaaagtcACTGTAGGGGTGTTTGGATGGGAAGAGAATTAGGTTTTATCTCCTAATGAtcactgtcttttcttccttgggtaTTCCCCTTTTTCCAGGAGACCCTGAGTCCAAGAGGcatcagatgtccaacagcagctccatcaccgagttcctcctcctggcattcgcagacacgtgggagctgcagctcctgcacttcgcactcttcctgggcatctacctggctgccctcctgggcaacggcctcatcctcactgccatagcctgcgaccaccgcctccacacccccatgtacttcttcctcctcaacctcgccctcctcgacctgggctgcatctccaccactgtccccaaagccatggccaattccctctgggacaccagggccatttcctactCGGCATGTGTTTCacaggtctttcttttttcctttctgatatcagcagagtattttattctcaccgtcatgtcctatgaccgctatgttgccatctgcaagcccctgcactatgggaccctcctgggcagcagagcttgtgcccagatggcagcagctgcctggggcagtggggctctctatgctctgctgcacactgccaatacattttccctgcccctctgcagaggaaataccctggaccagttcttctgtgaaatcccccagatcctgaAGATCTCCTGCTCACGCTCCTACCTGAGGAGTTTTTGGGTGCTTGTGATTGGTGTCTGGTTAACGTCcgtgtgctttgttttcattcttttttcttatgtgcagatcttcagggctgtgctgcggATGCCCTCAGACCAGGGgcgacacaaagccttttccacatgcctccctcacctgtttgtggtctccctgtttatCAGCACCTGCTtctttgcctacctgaagcccccctccatctcctctccatccctaaACCTGGTgatggcagttctgtactcagtgatgcCTCCAACATTGaatcccctcatctacagcatgagaaacaggGAGCTCAAGTGGGCTATTAGGAAAGTGACTTCATGGATGTTTCTGAATAGTGacaaatttcccctctttttccagaaatgacttAACTTGGTACCTCCCCTCAGGCCTGGTCCATCTTTCATTGtcaatattgttattattctcTTTGGTATCATTTGATTTATTGCGCTCTTAGAGTAATATCTCTTTTTCACCCTACTCCTGCTGGGGATTGACACTTCTCTGTTTGCTCTTGATATGAGATA
This window encodes:
- the LOC139999873 gene encoding olfactory receptor 14C36-like — translated: MSNSSSITEFLLLAFADTWELQLLHFALFLGIYLAALLGNGLILTAIACDHRLHTPMYFFLLNLALLDLGCISTTVPKAMANSLWDTRAISYSACVSQVFLFSFLISAEYFILTVMSYDRYVAICKPLHYGTLLGSRACAQMAAAAWGSGALYALLHTANTFSLPLCRGNTLDQFFCEIPQILKISCSRSYLRSFWVLVIGVWLTSVCFVFILFSYVQIFRAVLRMPSDQGRHKAFSTCLPHLFVVSLFISTCFFAYLKPPSISSPSLNLVMAVLYSVMPPTLNPLIYSMRNRELKWAIRKVTSWMFLNSDKFPLFFQK